The Candidatus Paceibacterota bacterium DNA window TTGGAGAATCGCGAGGTTTTGATGGAAAGGAAAATGATATTATGAAAAAAGTCCACAAATTTAAAAGTGAACTCCAATCCAAATTATCTGTACCCATTGTGTTAGAGCCTGAGTTTATGACCTCGGCCGAGGCGGGGAGACTGCAGGGCTCGCGCTCCGACCTCCTCGACGCCTCGGCCGCCGCCTTGATCCTCAAAAGTTATATAGATAAAAATAAATAAAATGAACAACGAACAAATCTCTTTCGACGATTTTAAAAAAGTAAAAATAGCCGTGGGTCAAATCCTTACCGCTGAAAAAGTGCCAGAGACTGACAAGCTTTTGCGCCTAACAGTAGACTTTGCTGAGGCAAACCCTCGCCAAGTGGTGTCGGGCATCTCTCTCCACTTTCCAGACCCTATCAGTCTGATCGGAAAAAAATACTGCTTTGTCATCAATCTAGAGCCCCGCACCATTCGCGGGCTTGAAAGTCAGGCTATGATCCTGGCCGCTTCAACCGAAGAAGCTTTCACCTTGATAGGGCCTCTCGAGGAGGTTCCAGCAGGTGTTATTTTGAAATAATGCGCTATAATAAGGAATATATTTTTTAGATATATTCTTATGTCACTTAGTACCTCTCTTCTCAAAGCTTTCCCCATCCCGGTATTTTTGGAAATGCCACATGTTGGCCTGGAAGTATCTCCTTTTGCTATCCGTTTTATAGAAATCAATCATGGCGGAGGAGATTTTCGGGTCGGCCGCTACGGCGAAAAAAAACTCTCAACGGCGGTGGACTTCAATAAGCCGCTAATTGAGCAAAAAGAACTCGTCGACGCTTTAATAGAAATACGCACCAAATACAAGCTCACTTTTATTGAGGCCACCTTGCCTGAAGAAAAAGCCTACCTTTTTAGCGCCGAGGTGCTAGACGGCAGTGACCAGGAAATCCGCGACAACCTCGAGTTTCATCTCGAGGAAAATGTGCCTCTTTCCCTGGATGAAGCCATTTTTGATTATCACAAAATAAGGAGCAGCCAAAAAAATGGAAAAGTTTTAGTGACGGTGTCTACTCTGCCACAAGCGGTGGTCAATGGCTTTATTGCTCTTTTTGAACACTGCGGGTTGACGCCGATTTCTTTTTTACTTGAACCTCAGGCTCTTTCTCGTTCGACTATCAAATACGGAGATGTGGGGACATATTTGCTCGTCCGTTTGGGAGAAAAAACTACAGGGTTGTCTATCGTTTCAGAAGAGGCTACTCAGTTTACTTCGACTCTCAACATCGGCAGTGATGATTTTACCGCCGCTATCATGAAGCAATTTAATGTTTCTCACGAAGAAGCTGAAAAAATCAAACACGAAAAAGGCTTCATCAAAAGTCCGGAAAATAACGATCTTTTTCTTTCCTTGATCAATATTTCTTCAGCTATCAAGGATGAAATTGGACGTATCTATACGTATTGGCAATCTTACAAAAAAAATGAGGAAAGCCAGGCAGCCAAGTCCAGGCTTTCAGAAGAAACCTCTGAAGTAGCCAGGGTCACAAGGCCTTCTCCTTTTTCTCAAATAACGTCAGCCGGGGAACGGGCACCGATTGCCAAGGTCATCCTTTCTGGCAAGGATGCTGCCTTGATTGGCTTTAGAGAATATCTAGCTACTAGCCTCAAGGCTGAGGTCGAGATTGCCAATGTTTGGATCAATCTTTTTTCTTTTGATGAGTATATACCGCCCATTGACCAGTCTGAAGCGTTGGACTATGGGGCAGTCATAGGAGTAGCTTCACCTAACTTTAATAAACTGCGCCCACTCTAAATTTTATATGTTAAACCTCCTTCCTCTTCAACATAAGAAAAAAGTTTTAGCCGAATACCACCGGAGATTGGCTACGGTTTTTTTGGCCGGAGTATTATTTATTTTAGTTGTGGCCGGAGTGTTGCTTGTGCCTTCTTTGGTTTTGGTCAAGACCAAACAAAATACCTTAAATTTTCAAACGGCGGATTTAAAATTGAGCTTGAAACTTCAAAAACAAAGCGACGATGCTCTGAAGTCTGTGGTCGATCAGACTACCCAAACCCTCAAGGCGATCAAGGTGCCAACAAGCCAAAATACAGCTTCACAGCTTATTACAGAAACAGCCGCAGCCACTATTCCCGGCGTGACCCTCAACCATATTTCCTACGTAAAGACGGCTTTTGACGGACCTGTTTCGATTGAAATTGCCGGGGTGGCCTCTTCACGTCAGCAGCTGATTGATTTTGCCACATCCCTAGACGGGACAGGGCTTTACAAAAATACCAGTTTTCCTGTCTCCAGTTTTGTCCACGAAAAGTCGATTAATTTTTCATTACCTCTTCAAGTCATAAAAAAATGAAATTAAACCCAAAAAACTCGAGCGGTCTCTTTATCCTTGTGGCTGTTTTGGTTGTTGCCGCCGCAATCGGGTATTTTTTGATTTTTTCCAAAGTCCGCTCTGTCAGTGAAGAAAATGCCGTTTTGGCCGCGCAAGTAAGCCAGCTTTCACAGAGCAATGAGCATGTTCAGGCGTTGAAGTCTGTTGTGGATCAAAGCCAGGGATATTTGGATCGCTTGAATTCATATTTTGTCGGGAGTGGCGACCAAAACACTCTTCAATTTATTACTCAAATAGAATCACTCGCCACATCGGTTGGCCTACAGCATGCTACTCAGAACATTACTCTGGATAATGGCAATGGTTTGGATGCCTTGGGCAAGCAATCTATCGGAGTGACCTTTGCTACTTCGGGCTCGTGGTCGGAAACGGTTCGTTTTATTTCTCTGCTTGAGTCTTCTCCATATATTTTGGATATTACCAGAATTGATTTGGACAAGTCGGCAAGCGGAGCGGGTATCACCGGAGCGACGTCGACCTCCCCAAAATCTCAAAATATCTGGACTGCCACATACCATTTTTCTGTCGTTAAGATGCAATAAAATAAAAATATGAATTTATCTTTTTTTAAGAAAAAAACCAGCCCCGTATCATCCAAAACTGCTTCAAAAAAGTGGAAAAATTTTTCTTTTGGGCATGAGCCATACGGCGACTGGAGTTTGATCCTGCTGTTGGGGATTGTCATTAATCTTTTAAACTTCGTATTGGCTGGGTATCTCTTTTTCGAGATCAATCAGGGCACCCTTTTTAGTTCGGTTTCAGTTGCAGATACCTCCAGCCCCACCAGCACCATGAGCCATCAGGCCGATCTTAAAAAAGTGATCAGTTTTTTTGACCACAAAGCGGATCTATTTCAGAGAGCCCAGGCAGGCAATGGTCCAACGAGTATTGACCCTTCGGTATCTCGATGATAGATTTGCAAAATGCTCCCGTAGTTCAATGGATAGAACAGCGGACTTCTAAGCCGTTAATGTAGGTTCGATTCCTACCAGGAGCACCACTTCAGACTTTCTATGCTATAGTTTTTTTATGCAAGAAAATGCTTGGGAAAAAGAATATCAGAAATCTAAACTTTTAACCAAGGACAACAAGCCTCAAAACGATGTGGTGCGTTTTGTGAAGTTTTTAAAAAAGAAATTGAAGCGAGCTGGTACCGAGTTTCCAATGAAAGACCTAAAAGTGCTTGATCTTGGCTCTGGCACAGGTCGAAACTCTTTTTATTTTGCGGAGCTAGGAGCGGAAGCTTTTGGGTTTGAAATCTCAGATACAGCCATCAAAATTGCCCGAGAGCGAGCTGAAGGCTCTGGTCTGACCATCAAATATCTTAAACAAAATATCGGAGCAAAATTTCTGTGTGAGGATCGGTCGGTGGGTATTCTTTTGGATGTGACTTCTTCAAATTCTCTGGATGAAAAAGGAAGGGAATTATATTTAGCGGAATGTCATCGAGTTTTGAAGCCAGACGGTTTCTTTTTTGTGAAAGCCCTATGTAAAGAGGGTGATGCCAACGCTAAAAATCTCCTAAAAATTTCTCCCGGAAAAGAGTACGACACTTATTATATGAAAGAGTTGGATCTGTACGAACGAGTTTTTTCTAGGGAAGACTTTATAAATTTATACGGAAAATATTTTAAAATTTTAGAGTTGAACAAAAAGACTAGTTATTCCTGTCTGAATGACAGAAGCTATAAGCGGAATTTTTGGGTGGGGTATCTTACGACGAAAGAGTGAGGATCTTCGTTTTCTGTTCTGGTGCCCCTCTCCAGTCTAAACCTTTGTGGTGCAAGGTACCGTAAGCATCTTTGAGGGGATTTCAGTATATCAGATTGAGGGGTATAGGTCTGGGTACCAAAAACAAAATGGGAGGAATGGGACACGAAAAGGGCATATTTAGAATGTCCCATTTTCGTGCCATTTCAGGTGATTTATAAATGAGACACACCAAAAACACGTGTCTCATTCTGTCCTGAAATATGCCTCAACCATATCAAAATGAGACAAATGAGACACTACTCGGGGTATGTGAGACATGTCTCATTTCAACAAAATCGGACAAATCGGACGACCCCCACAAAACCCAAACAAAGCCAAATTTTTGAGGATTGGAAAAAGATTGATTTACAATAATACCTATAATATAGGGCGTATAATAGACATTTGATTTTGTTGAGTATAGGAAATATTGGGTTTTGTGTATTCTAGTCAACACCTTGGAATCACTTTGTAATCAATTGGCTCGGCGTTTTAAAATCAATGCCCATGTGCATTCGTTCTGTATTGTAATATTTGAGAAATGATCGAATGTCTTTTCGTGTGAATATGCACCAACCGAATCTCCCGATTTCTTCTTGAATGGTTCGATTGAATCTCTCGAGATGCCCGTTCTCGTTCGGCGACCTTGGGTGAATGTGCCGATGGGTCATTCCGTACCTCACGACAAAATCAGTGAAAAAGAAACTGAACTCCGATCCGTTGTCTGTCTGGATGTTTTTGATTTTGAATGGAAAATATGTAATTGCTTTTTTGAGGAATGATGTGCTGTGCTTAGCACTGATCCTCTTTGCAAGTATGGCGAAGCCGTACCTTGAATACACGTCGAGCGCGGTGTAGACGTAGATGCGCCTGCCGTCTTTGGTTGCGAAGTGGATGGTATCGATCTGGACCAGCATTCCTGGGCTTTTCGCCTCAGGTCTTGGCGGGTACATCCTTCTCTTTTTCCATGGACTGCGCTTCTTAAGCAGTCCGTATATATTTAATTTTCTTTTAATCGAAGACAAGGAAACTTTCACACCTTCGGCTTTCAGCATCTCATGCACCACCTCGGCACATCGGCGGCTCTTCAACCTTGCATGGATGATGCGGCCTACTGTTTCTTTCGGCAGCGATGCAGGCGATGTGTGTGGAGCAGAACTTCTTGTCTCGATCCTCTTAGGATCATATGTTTTCGGAGCACGCTTGCACCATTTCACCACCGCGCTTTGCGTGTACCCGAAGTGCCTAGCCGCTTTTCTAGTCGACCAGCCCTCGCGCACAAGCCTGACGGCTTGTGCGCGTATCTCCGGGAGCTTTTCATTTGTTGTATATGCCATATACATAGCTTAAACCACTGGGGTGATTCCAAGGTATTGAACCATGACGTTTTGTTGACTTTAGTATATTTACATGATATAATTGTACTAGAGTTTTGGTGCTTTACGCTAAGCTTAAAATAGGCCAAGACAAACAGGAGGTATCTCTTGAAAACTCAAAATAACCTAGTTGGAGATTTTCTCTACTGGTTTCAGATGATTCTCGCGGTGATTTTCGGCGGATTCCAAACCCAGCACATGCTTGTTCACTCCACTCGTGGATTGAGCACTAGCATGTTCCTCTTTACCGGACTGTTCGTCTGCATCAATCTCTATCTGTCGATCGCTTCACATAAAGCTCAACCGAGCAGAGTGACGAAGCAGACAGTAGCGATTTATATCCTGGGAACGGTGGTCTACGGATCATTCCTGGTGGTAATGCTTGCGAAGGCAGAAAGCCTTTGGGATATGCGGGACACCTTTACTGGTCTAGTCGTTGTGGTTGCGTTGGTCTTGGCATTCGTCTACTCGAAAGCCCAGAATATCGCTACGCTCGATCCGATCATGAAGGGTGTCTATAGCCTGATCTTCAAGTCGGTGCCACAGGTGGTAATGGCGTGGAAAGTGTATCAAGTGGGTGGACAGGGGTTGAATACCGTTATGGTAATCACCTTCCACACACTGACACTGACTCGCATTTACCAGATTTGTCGAGGCACAAGCAAGACTGGCTGGGATCGGAATCGTCGAGGTCTCTTAATCTCTGAAATCGGAAATGAAATCACATGGTCACTGGTAACGGTGGCATGGTTAGTTTCGTAAGGAACATCTCAAACCCCGTAGCGTGGAAACATGCTACGGGGTTAAAACATGTTTGAATCGAGTAACAATCTCCTGATTTTCTGGTGTGGGTATATTTTTCTTTCTACCTAACTCGATGATGTACCCATTCAAAAAGTCTATCTCCGTTTTTCTGCCAGAGCGCAAGTCTTGTTGTAAGGAAGAGTAATGTTGCATCTTTGAACATACATCGTACATCCTATGCTTCATTACATCTTTTTCATCAAGAGAAAAATAAGCTGAGAGTACGGCATAGCACTCGTCAAATAGTTTTGATATTTTTTCCTCAGTCTGATTATTTCTGAATAGCTCAAAAAAAGTCATGTTTTCCATTGCCGAAAGGGCATTCAGGCAGCAGTTCATTATAGTTTTTTCTGCGCGGATGACATCAAGATTTTTTTCAGTGCGACACGAGATTTTGGCATGAAGTAAAAGATCACTGATTGTTTTTCCTGCGGCCGTATCATCGACCTTCCAACCCAATGCGGTTGATCGCGTCGTCAGTTTATTGTCTTTAATATTGAAACCCTCGAATACTGAAATGACAAGAAAAGGCTGGTGTGGAATGATATCTGTGTATTTTGAATTATCGACCAGCCCATTTTGGATGCTTGTGAGTATCGAGCACTTCAGGCCGTGCTTTTTTATGGACAGAAAGGCTTCCTCAAGGTCGTATAGCTTTGTGCTTATGAAAATATAATCAAACGTCTCGTCAAATGGAAGTTCGAATAATTTTTTTGGCGTGTCGTATTCAGTGCCATCTATGAGAATCTTATCGCCTGTATCCGTGAGCTTCTTTCTGCCAAAGAGATAGACATCATTGTCGTCGGCTTTGAGCATAGCTCCTAAATATATGCCGATGGATCCAGCTCCGTAAATAAGAATCTTTTTCATTAGATTATTTTAACATCCATTGGATATTTTGAGTAATTACTTACCTACATCTTACCAACTAGGGGGGGTCTGGACTCATCGAGAGGGTTGCGTCATCCCTTGTAGGTATATGACACATATACCACAACAGCCTATTGGATTGGTGGGTAAAGGATCAATCCCCGCAAGAATCAAGTATTGCCTATACGCCCGCAAGTCGACCGAGGAGGAAGACCAGCAAGTCCTCTCTATCAACAGTCAGATCAAGGAGATGGAAAAAATGGCGAGGGAACAGGATATTGATATTGTTGTCACGAAACAGGAATCTCATTCAGCCAAAGAGGCAGGACAACGTCCTATTTTCGAGGAAATTATTAAAGAAATCAAGCAAGGCAAATTCGATGGTATCCTCACATGGGCACCAGACCGCATCAGTCGCAACGCAGGCGACCTCGGACGCATCGTCGATCTCATGGATCAAGGGCTACTGAAAGAGATCCGCACATACGGCGGCCAGAAATTCAGCAACAATCCGAATGAAAAATTTTTGCTGATGATCCTCGGCTCACAAGCCAAGCTCGAAAATGATAATAAGGTCATAAACGTGAAGCGAGGTCTGCGAGCTCGATGCGAGATGGGGCTCTGGCCCGCACCTGCGCCAGTGGGGTATCTCAACAGCAAGAACAAAGATGAGAAGTGTCAGGTACATATCGATACCCATAGAGCGCCAGTAATAAAAAAGATGTTTGAGAAAGTGGCATACGAAAAATGGAGTGGCAGACGTATACATAAGTGGTTGAAAGACGAGATCAAATTTACTACCAAAAGCGGCAAGCCTTTGAACTTAA harbors:
- the ruvX gene encoding Holliday junction resolvase RuvX, translating into MTKLMGIDFGTKRVGVALSDETSQYAFPHAVIENIGMTRVVDEIVKICQAENVSQIVLGESRGFDGKENDIMKKVHKFKSELQSKLSVPIVLEPEFMTSAEAGRLQGSRSDLLDASAAALILKSYIDKNK
- the pilM gene encoding pilus assembly protein PilM, encoding MSLSTSLLKAFPIPVFLEMPHVGLEVSPFAIRFIEINHGGGDFRVGRYGEKKLSTAVDFNKPLIEQKELVDALIEIRTKYKLTFIEATLPEEKAYLFSAEVLDGSDQEIRDNLEFHLEENVPLSLDEAIFDYHKIRSSQKNGKVLVTVSTLPQAVVNGFIALFEHCGLTPISFLLEPQALSRSTIKYGDVGTYLLVRLGEKTTGLSIVSEEATQFTSTLNIGSDDFTAAIMKQFNVSHEEAEKIKHEKGFIKSPENNDLFLSLINISSAIKDEIGRIYTYWQSYKKNEESQAAKSRLSEETSEVARVTRPSPFSQITSAGERAPIAKVILSGKDAALIGFREYLATSLKAEVEIANVWINLFSFDEYIPPIDQSEALDYGAVIGVASPNFNKLRPL
- a CDS encoding class I SAM-dependent methyltransferase → MQENAWEKEYQKSKLLTKDNKPQNDVVRFVKFLKKKLKRAGTEFPMKDLKVLDLGSGTGRNSFYFAELGAEAFGFEISDTAIKIARERAEGSGLTIKYLKQNIGAKFLCEDRSVGILLDVTSSNSLDEKGRELYLAECHRVLKPDGFFFVKALCKEGDANAKNLLKISPGKEYDTYYMKELDLYERVFSREDFINLYGKYFKILELNKKTSYSCLNDRSYKRNFWVGYLTTKE
- a CDS encoding DDE-type integrase/transposase/recombinase, coding for MAYTTNEKLPEIRAQAVRLVREGWSTRKAARHFGYTQSAVVKWCKRAPKTYDPKRIETRSSAPHTSPASLPKETVGRIIHARLKSRRCAEVVHEMLKAEGVKVSLSSIKRKLNIYGLLKKRSPWKKRRMYPPRPEAKSPGMLVQIDTIHFATKDGRRIYVYTALDVYSRYGFAILAKRISAKHSTSFLKKAITYFPFKIKNIQTDNGSEFSFFFTDFVVRYGMTHRHIHPRSPNENGHLERFNRTIQEEIGRFGWCIFTRKDIRSFLKYYNTERMHMGIDFKTPSQLITK
- a CDS encoding 2-dehydropantoate 2-reductase, coding for MKKILIYGAGSIGIYLGAMLKADDNDVYLFGRKKLTDTGDKILIDGTEYDTPKKLFELPFDETFDYIFISTKLYDLEEAFLSIKKHGLKCSILTSIQNGLVDNSKYTDIIPHQPFLVISVFEGFNIKDNKLTTRSTALGWKVDDTAAGKTISDLLLHAKISCRTEKNLDVIRAEKTIMNCCLNALSAMENMTFFELFRNNQTEEKISKLFDECYAVLSAYFSLDEKDVMKHRMYDVCSKMQHYSSLQQDLRSGRKTEIDFLNGYIIELGRKKNIPTPENQEIVTRFKHVLTP
- a CDS encoding recombinase family protein, with amino-acid sequence MTHIPQQPIGLVGKGSIPARIKYCLYARKSTEEEDQQVLSINSQIKEMEKMAREQDIDIVVTKQESHSAKEAGQRPIFEEIIKEIKQGKFDGILTWAPDRISRNAGDLGRIVDLMDQGLLKEIRTYGGQKFSNNPNEKFLLMILGSQAKLENDNKVINVKRGLRARCEMGLWPAPAPVGYLNSKNKDEKCQVHIDTHRAPVIKKMFEKVAYEKWSGRRIHKWLKDEIKFTTKSGKPLNLSNIYLTLRCHFYYGTFEYPKKSGQWYQGKHTPILTKDLFDQVQENIAEHVMKSYGKDLAFTKLITCGLCGSGITADEKYKNLKNGDTHRYVYYRCCKYRDHSCKGGQMREEDLIEQIAHIIDKIDLNEIGMKAKIKDEIDRHRRFQRGLLGERPIHIKTTDIDIRNYAKYVLRSGTIFEKREMLSCLKSKIVMANKKVSIV